A genome region from Candidatus Poribacteria bacterium includes the following:
- a CDS encoding tetratricopeptide repeat protein, which produces MQTQANRASYEIDIQHYNKAIKELPTFAQAYNYRGVAYGNIGEIDRAIEDFNKAIRLKANYAEAYSNRGGAYRIQGDYDRAIKDCNTAIKLDSNLPEAYNNRGIIYKLTGRIDRAIENYNTVIELDPNFAYAYYNRGIVYHERDNFDRAIKDYTKAIELRPDLVHPYNNRGNAYAKKDKYKLAIKDYDKAIQLNPDLIEAYYNRGMSFLHLREWKNAKKDLKSAENLQKISSLNSFVQTTKALLTLSRNTVLSCPQTLPQC; this is translated from the coding sequence ATGCAAACACAAGCAAATCGGGCATCTTATGAAATCGATATCCAGCACTATAACAAAGCAATCAAAGAGTTACCCACTTTTGCCCAAGCCTATAACTATCGTGGAGTCGCTTATGGCAATATAGGCGAAATTGACCGCGCCATTGAAGACTTTAACAAAGCGATAAGACTCAAAGCTAACTATGCCGAAGCTTACAGTAATCGCGGTGGGGCATATCGTATTCAAGGTGACTATGACCGCGCTATTAAGGATTGTAATACAGCAATAAAACTTGACTCAAATTTGCCAGAAGCATATAACAATCGAGGAATAATTTATAAACTCACAGGTAGAATAGATCGCGCTATTGAGAATTATAACACGGTTATAGAACTTGATCCAAACTTCGCTTATGCTTACTACAATCGCGGTATTGTCTACCACGAAAGAGACAACTTTGATCGTGCCATCAAAGACTATACTAAAGCGATAGAACTAAGACCGGACCTTGTCCATCCCTATAACAACCGTGGGAATGCTTATGCCAAAAAAGACAAGTATAAACTTGCCATCAAAGACTATGATAAGGCAATACAACTTAATCCTGATTTGATAGAGGCATATTACAATCGCGGTATGTCATTTTTACACTTGCGAGAGTGGAAAAATGCGAAAAAAGACTTGAAATCTGCCGAAAACTTGCAAAAAATATCGTCGTTGAACAGTTTCGTGCAGACCACAAAA
- a CDS encoding flavoredoxin, translating to MEIRGLRIPDNAFVVRGGRNQVNDIRRGTDTHPAGITGVSVRSAEGVPVPELAKTIPHTRIGITTVAEVRKAGGDVVRTAGQSPYHATLTGLTPEQASKLLTPTVSNPGRERR from the coding sequence TTGGAAATTAGGGGTTTAAGAATTCCGGACAATGCTTTCGTTGTTCGGGGCGGTAGAAACCAAGTAAACGACATTCGACGAGGGACCGACACACATCCTGCCGGAATTACTGGTGTGTCGGTAAGAAGTGCCGAAGGTGTCCCCGTTCCGGAATTAGCAAAAACTATTCCGCATACGCGAATTGGTATCACAACCGTTGCGGAGGTCCGAAAAGCAGGTGGTGATGTGGTACGAACTGCTGGCCAGAGTCCTTATCATGCAACATTGACTGGACTTACACCGGAACAAGCTAGTAAACTGCTTACACCGACAGTTTCAAATCCTGGGAGGGAAAGAAGATGA